In one Bacteroidia bacterium genomic region, the following are encoded:
- a CDS encoding alanine dehydrogenase codes for MPTKHRSGFYEIAKQAALQPKEALAEVKRKKHHLTIAIPREIIYQENRVGLTPHGAQMLVARGHEVIMEAGAGLESKFSDEDYNEVGVKISYDRKEIYQADIVMKVAFPSEKELEMMPGHQTLISALTLPLLGEKQLQILMKKQMTAISFEYIRDEAGLYPVLQAMSEIAGIASITIAAEYLSNVYHGKGVMLGGVSGVPPSEVVILGAGTVGQFATRTALGLGAQVKVFDDSIYRMRRMQNDLGTRVYTSIIHPHTLVKALRTADVAIGAIRAREGRTPCIVSEEMVMEMRAGSVVVDVAIDQGGCFETSEVTNHTKPIYLKHDVIHYCVPNIPSRVSRTASYALSNIFAPILVSVGEAGGIKNYLWDKESVRHGVYVYKGNLTNRYIGEKFNISSKEIDLLIAANI; via the coding sequence ATGCCGACCAAACACAGATCAGGTTTTTATGAAATAGCCAAGCAGGCTGCATTACAACCAAAAGAAGCCCTTGCCGAGGTAAAGCGCAAAAAGCACCACCTCACCATTGCCATTCCGCGGGAGATCATCTACCAGGAAAACAGAGTGGGCCTTACGCCACATGGTGCGCAAATGTTAGTGGCCCGCGGCCATGAAGTGATCATGGAAGCCGGAGCAGGACTTGAATCCAAATTTTCGGATGAGGATTACAATGAAGTGGGCGTAAAGATCAGCTACGACCGCAAAGAGATATACCAGGCAGATATTGTAATGAAAGTGGCTTTCCCCTCTGAGAAGGAACTGGAGATGATGCCCGGCCATCAGACCCTGATCTCTGCGCTAACCTTACCGCTGCTTGGCGAAAAGCAACTCCAGATCCTGATGAAAAAGCAAATGACGGCCATCTCCTTCGAGTACATTCGTGATGAAGCCGGCCTGTACCCGGTTTTGCAGGCGATGAGCGAGATTGCCGGTATTGCGTCCATCACCATTGCTGCGGAATATCTGAGCAATGTATATCATGGCAAAGGCGTGATGCTGGGAGGCGTGTCAGGCGTGCCCCCTTCAGAGGTGGTAATACTGGGCGCAGGAACCGTAGGCCAGTTTGCCACCCGCACTGCACTCGGACTGGGCGCGCAGGTCAAGGTTTTTGATGATTCCATCTATAGAATGCGCAGAATGCAGAACGACCTCGGTACACGGGTTTACACCTCCATCATCCATCCTCATACGCTGGTAAAGGCGCTCCGCACGGCTGATGTTGCCATCGGAGCTATCCGTGCCAGGGAGGGCCGCACGCCATGCATCGTAAGCGAAGAAATGGTAATGGAAATGAGAGCCGGTTCTGTGGTGGTGGACGTAGCAATTGACCAGGGCGGTTGTTTCGAGACTTCAGAAGTTACGAACCATACAAAGCCCATCTACCTGAAACATGATGTGATTCATTATTGTGTGCCCAATATTCCTTCCCGGGTCTCACGCACCGCCTCTTATGCGCTCAGCAATATTTTCGCTCCCATCCTGGTAAGCGTGGGCGAAGCCGGTGGCATCAAAAACTATTTATGGGACAAAGAAAGCGTAAGGCATGGAGTATATGTATATAAAGGCAATCTTACGAATCGCTATATCGGAGAAAAATTCAATATTTCCAGCAAAGAAATTGATCTTTTAATCGCTGCAAATATTTAA
- a CDS encoding T9SS type A sorting domain-containing protein: protein MKTLTGLLTFIIFPFIAMQAQEWAPIGAEWYYEIMDVDFSRPAIYGYQHMVSTKDTVVAGDTCRLITRTTYMSDARTLHLDPIIIRQDQRMVYQYFQGDFHLIFDFTAMPGDTLRLRQTYYTSPYPDSMEMIISSVGTQMINGTSFNFQFAGAMGWMDGRLIEKIGFDLYFIPFIEHADGGFRPNGLRCYNEGNFSYKPADIKLCDSFRYDPSGIEESVLSDVTFLINNNSIYLSASNAGLYNCFIYNTDGKLMQQEQVNLLPEATTAIPLKLERPGVYFIALSNREGHTVTRKFLYLRE, encoded by the coding sequence ATGAAAACTTTAACAGGACTGCTCACCTTCATCATTTTCCCTTTTATCGCTATGCAAGCCCAGGAATGGGCGCCTATTGGTGCAGAATGGTATTATGAAATTATGGATGTTGATTTTTCGAGGCCGGCCATCTACGGCTATCAACACATGGTTTCTACAAAAGATACTGTGGTTGCCGGTGACACTTGCCGCCTCATTACCCGCACCACTTACATGTCAGACGCGCGGACCTTGCACCTTGACCCCATAATCATTCGCCAGGACCAGCGAATGGTATATCAGTATTTTCAGGGGGACTTTCATTTGATTTTTGACTTTACGGCCATGCCCGGTGATACATTGCGGCTGAGGCAAACTTATTATACATCGCCCTATCCTGATAGTATGGAAATGATCATTTCTTCTGTCGGCACACAGATGATCAATGGTACTTCATTTAATTTTCAATTTGCAGGGGCGATGGGATGGATGGATGGAAGATTAATTGAGAAAATAGGTTTTGACCTTTATTTTATTCCCTTTATAGAACACGCTGATGGTGGCTTTCGCCCCAATGGGCTTCGCTGCTATAATGAGGGGAATTTCTCTTATAAGCCTGCTGATATAAAGTTGTGCGACTCGTTTCGTTACGACCCTTCAGGAATTGAAGAATCGGTGCTTTCTGATGTTACTTTTTTAATAAATAATAATAGCATTTATTTATCAGCCTCAAACGCGGGCCTATACAATTGCTTTATTTATAATACGGATGGTAAATTGATGCAACAGGAGCAGGTCAACCTCCTGCCTGAAGCAACCACTGCAATACCCCTGAAGCTGGAAAGGCCGGGTGTTTATTTTATTGCTTTATCAAACCGGGAGGGGCACACGGTTACGCGGAAGTTTTTGTATTTGAGGGAGTAG
- a CDS encoding gliding motility-associated C-terminal domain-containing protein, protein MIKHIRTIALITFLLQMGLGAAKAQPQTHLWHDWGNKLSFSSQPPVMTNCLQRYSIAGQYYSDSTGNLVFQLFSLNKRFRDEPLGLYNAHDQPIPGGDSIIAIRAQWTGSFWNAKIILPGLKDEWYLFSIYMEYWNDLDADYYQNSIPGLYYSKIKKLGPDSFEIAERDVLAWKGDIRDIIYTPKGDGSYWIVGRSGDSVLAFEFTRQGLKQPVATIAPQHGITQPRLVQIASTFSWQGEKYLTTCVDNGEATLTVYDFDKQTGHVSNSRLLDQWYWARPSGDSVDVQINSLCFSPNDSLFYIAGYGSGWGFDTIDGRIIPYQLSEHYLYQYSLYDPIPSASKLDLVPEFKKQLYKGVNVQSITLGPDGKIYMTSPGVNVINYPNRRGVACGLSNVIPFDAGCMGWFLQPNYEYWPISFTHSRTCEGVEFTNTSDSMFTRFTWYFQTGDSTFDTLSGPTSKYAWPATGKYFVKMKAQKPSGYAAWTSDSVVYIAPPEVDFSINDSQYCRYADVEFNIQIKTDTINSNNEFLKVKLSDGFDSTFTGTIAPVFAFNHAFADTGVFHATMIYSNGFCSDTIIKDSILEIIDAPKAGFTADPLEGCTPLEVEIADNSSGLISSYLYTFGNGQSDTVAEPTVVYQTPGIFKIVQALTGPTGCISKDSALVHVMPGLTADDTVEMLRATVQPDETVLVEWQPLPNAVYYRVTKDGEELPKQQSLFLSDRSVQPENRSYTYQVAAFDSCDNSSTPSRIARTILLSGQNIENEYALLTWNAYEEWQQGVEDYTLQMRLPDSSWAYATSTLALEYQDHDFLKMEQNEMCYRIAATEKDGNSQQSYSNVACVPYLPVLFIPNAFSPNGDGHNEVWQPFALALKDYTLQVYNRWGEELFKTNDPFQGWDGGTAPEGTYLYRISAASHTGKGFVREGMVVLLR, encoded by the coding sequence ATGATTAAGCATATTCGGACAATAGCTTTAATAACATTCCTTCTACAGATGGGTTTGGGGGCTGCCAAAGCGCAGCCCCAAACCCACTTGTGGCATGATTGGGGAAATAAACTTTCATTTAGCAGCCAGCCTCCGGTAATGACCAACTGCCTGCAGCGCTACAGTATTGCCGGACAGTACTATTCTGATAGCACCGGTAATTTGGTTTTTCAGTTGTTTTCTTTAAATAAAAGATTTCGAGATGAACCCTTAGGACTCTATAATGCTCATGATCAACCTATACCTGGAGGTGATAGTATCATTGCGATCCGCGCCCAATGGACCGGTTCATTTTGGAACGCCAAGATCATCTTGCCAGGGCTAAAAGACGAATGGTATCTGTTCAGTATTTATATGGAGTACTGGAATGACTTGGATGCGGATTATTATCAGAATAGCATCCCTGGCCTCTACTATTCAAAAATTAAAAAACTGGGACCTGACTCTTTTGAAATTGCAGAACGGGACGTCCTGGCATGGAAAGGCGACATTCGGGACATCATCTATACTCCCAAGGGGGATGGAAGCTATTGGATCGTTGGCCGGAGCGGAGACAGCGTGCTGGCTTTCGAGTTTACACGTCAGGGGTTGAAACAACCCGTGGCGACCATTGCACCACAACACGGCATAACGCAGCCACGGTTGGTTCAAATAGCCTCTACGTTTTCATGGCAAGGGGAAAAATATCTCACTACTTGTGTTGATAATGGCGAAGCAACGCTTACGGTTTATGATTTCGATAAGCAAACCGGCCATGTTTCCAACAGCCGTCTTTTAGATCAATGGTATTGGGCACGGCCAAGTGGAGACTCGGTGGACGTTCAAATTAATAGTCTATGCTTTTCACCCAACGATTCGCTTTTTTATATTGCAGGTTACGGAAGTGGCTGGGGCTTCGATACCATTGACGGCCGGATAATACCTTATCAATTAAGTGAACATTATTTATATCAATACAGCTTATATGACCCCATTCCCAGTGCCTCGAAATTGGATCTGGTTCCGGAATTTAAAAAACAGCTCTATAAAGGTGTAAATGTTCAAAGCATAACTTTGGGGCCGGATGGAAAGATATATATGACATCACCCGGGGTTAATGTCATAAACTATCCGAACAGAAGAGGTGTCGCTTGCGGGCTAAGTAACGTGATACCGTTTGATGCCGGTTGCATGGGATGGTTCCTCCAACCCAACTACGAATACTGGCCCATCTCCTTCACCCACTCCCGTACCTGCGAGGGCGTGGAATTCACCAACACCTCCGACAGCATGTTCACACGGTTTACCTGGTATTTCCAGACCGGGGATTCTACTTTTGATACTTTGAGCGGCCCTACTTCTAAATATGCCTGGCCAGCCACAGGCAAGTATTTCGTTAAGATGAAGGCGCAAAAACCTTCAGGCTACGCAGCCTGGACCAGCGACAGCGTAGTTTATATTGCACCGCCTGAAGTTGATTTTTCTATTAATGACAGCCAGTATTGCCGTTATGCAGATGTAGAATTTAATATTCAAATAAAAACAGATACAATAAATAGTAATAATGAATTTCTAAAAGTTAAATTAAGCGATGGGTTCGATTCCACTTTTACCGGCACCATTGCGCCTGTATTTGCCTTTAATCATGCCTTTGCCGATACGGGGGTATTCCACGCTACAATGATCTACAGCAATGGCTTTTGCTCCGATACAATTATTAAAGACAGCATTTTAGAAATAATTGACGCACCAAAGGCAGGTTTCACAGCAGATCCTTTGGAAGGATGTACACCATTGGAGGTGGAAATTGCTGATAATAGCTCCGGACTAATCAGCAGTTACCTGTACACTTTCGGCAACGGCCAGTCCGATACAGTGGCGGAGCCAACGGTCGTATACCAAACTCCCGGAATTTTTAAGATCGTCCAGGCTCTCACCGGCCCTACCGGATGCATATCGAAAGATTCTGCGCTCGTCCACGTAATGCCCGGCCTCACGGCTGATGACACGGTGGAAATGCTTCGCGCCACCGTGCAGCCGGATGAAACCGTGCTGGTAGAATGGCAACCATTGCCCAACGCGGTTTATTACCGCGTAACTAAGGATGGGGAAGAACTGCCGAAGCAGCAAAGCCTGTTTCTTAGTGACCGCTCGGTGCAGCCTGAAAACCGCAGCTACACCTACCAAGTGGCCGCTTTCGATAGCTGCGACAACAGCAGCACCCCCAGTCGCATTGCCCGCACCATCCTCCTCTCCGGCCAGAATATCGAAAACGAATACGCGCTCCTCACGTGGAATGCCTACGAAGAATGGCAGCAGGGCGTGGAAGATTATACGCTGCAAATGCGCCTGCCGGACAGCTCCTGGGCGTATGCCACCTCCACCCTGGCGCTGGAATACCAGGACCACGATTTCCTGAAAATGGAGCAGAACGAAATGTGTTACCGGATTGCCGCCACGGAAAAAGATGGCAACAGTCAGCAGAGTTACAGCAACGTGGCCTGCGTTCCCTACCTGCCGGTGCTGTTTATTCCCAATGCGTTCAGTCCCAATGGAGATGGCCACAACGAGGTCTGGCAGCCCTTTGCCCTCGCATTGAAAGATTATACCCTGCAAGTATACAACCGCTGGGGTGAGGAGCTTTTCAAAACAAATGATCCTTTTCAGGGCTGGGATGGAGGCACTGCTCCGGAAGGAACTTATCTATACCGCATCAGCGCTGCCAGCCACACCGGAAAAGGCTTTGTGCGGGAAGGGATGGTTGTGCTGCTGCGATGA
- a CDS encoding T9SS type A sorting domain-containing protein, which produces MFRSALFTLFLPISLWSQSVIDESRFPPINDSYGGVNISSVFFGFISAQRGDTCTDSSQTIYGAVSFDNSGIQQTISDYSCHTSYIEALTESSYCYALASAGSGMSGMVRGTFENDGNATAKGTLKAHWDYGANKVTLDLTAAELIADRQGIAASTLSVVVWEADEDEDTVFEVSDIIWQSTATLKDDQIFLTGAFQPAHFLLQSYADSMVGFAGGLHFIVDIPAGVDMRDVMAQIDGRIYRIEAIEAPGTLGLSDEQKETIQIYPNPATDHLTIVFDEAAKGKITLMDIKGQSIRTIHFLPNSSMVKLNVDDLRPGIYLLLWRSNSKVIIRRMSIIRTSP; this is translated from the coding sequence ATGTTTCGATCAGCCCTCTTCACCCTGTTTTTACCCATATCGTTATGGAGCCAATCGGTAATAGATGAATCCCGGTTTCCCCCTATTAATGATAGTTATGGCGGAGTCAATATAAGTAGTGTTTTCTTCGGCTTTATATCTGCCCAGCGCGGTGACACCTGTACAGATAGCAGCCAGACCATCTATGGTGCAGTTTCTTTTGATAATTCAGGAATTCAACAGACAATTTCAGACTATTCATGTCATACTTCGTACATAGAAGCCCTAACGGAAAGTAGCTATTGTTATGCCCTTGCCTCAGCCGGGTCAGGAATGAGCGGCATGGTAAGAGGAACTTTCGAAAACGATGGTAACGCAACAGCCAAAGGAACACTAAAAGCTCATTGGGATTATGGCGCCAACAAAGTAACCCTTGATCTTACGGCTGCTGAACTTATTGCCGACCGGCAAGGAATTGCTGCATCAACACTATCAGTGGTGGTCTGGGAAGCAGATGAGGATGAGGATACAGTATTCGAAGTTTCTGATATCATATGGCAATCCACGGCCACACTAAAGGACGATCAGATATTCCTGACGGGCGCATTTCAACCGGCTCACTTTCTCCTTCAAAGCTATGCAGACTCTATGGTGGGCTTTGCGGGCGGGCTTCATTTCATTGTAGACATTCCGGCCGGTGTTGACATGCGGGATGTAATGGCACAAATTGATGGACGGATTTATCGCATAGAGGCAATAGAGGCTCCTGGTACTTTAGGGTTATCCGATGAACAGAAAGAAACAATACAGATATATCCGAATCCGGCTACAGATCATCTGACCATAGTGTTTGACGAAGCCGCAAAAGGCAAGATTACCTTAATGGATATAAAAGGACAAAGCATCAGGACGATCCATTTCTTACCCAATTCTTCCATGGTAAAACTTAATGTGGACGATCTTCGGCCAGGGATATATCTTTTGCTTTGGCGATCCAATTCCAAAGTCATTATCAGGCGGATGTCAATAATAAGGACTTCGCCATGA
- the tsaE gene encoding tRNA (adenosine(37)-N6)-threonylcarbamoyltransferase complex ATPase subunit type 1 TsaE produces MAVKQWRAKTEKQLHNAAQEILDYAGGRKKFAIQGAMGAGKTTLIKAFCHILEVPDSEVSSPTFSLVNEYQGQSTIYHFDVYRLRQEEEMYDLGYEEYFYSEAYVFIEWPELIPGLIPPDFMLFRITEQEDGSRLIAHVLHL; encoded by the coding sequence ATGGCCGTAAAACAATGGCGCGCAAAAACTGAGAAGCAGCTTCATAATGCTGCACAGGAAATCCTGGACTATGCCGGTGGCAGGAAAAAATTTGCCATACAGGGAGCGATGGGTGCTGGAAAAACAACGCTCATCAAGGCTTTTTGCCACATCCTGGAAGTTCCTGATTCCGAAGTAAGCAGCCCCACTTTTTCGCTGGTAAACGAATATCAGGGCCAAAGCACCATATACCATTTCGATGTATACCGGCTAAGACAGGAAGAAGAAATGTATGATCTCGGCTACGAAGAGTACTTCTACAGCGAGGCTTACGTATTTATAGAATGGCCGGAACTGATCCCCGGCCTCATTCCCCCTGATTTTATGCTTTTCCGCATTACAGAGCAGGAGGATGGCAGCCGCCTGATAGCGCACGTCCTGCACCTCTGA
- a CDS encoding T9SS type A sorting domain-containing protein: MAGTLTWPGPDLTNTNCLDQDIFILSGSTVTINDNIEIVKDVLITVRAGGKLIIEGPGTTLSLSSACTSSDSWKGILVQGTNYERQRTGTGTYALDNYYSAQGLVKATNAAFRDMSNGIESVNGGIIVAKKCNFINNRHSIQSSSYTYEGPPENIANLVEDCYFAWDEPWYNETNYSGRCFIFLWDVAGFEIAGCIFNNADGDPYDLTVDEKARGIGIKIIGSNFLVHQTGFNAYVYADNDRDEYNCPKYDGTPIRSSFNTLSYGILIENPSPTEDLFTVAYTDFHTNHLDISANNIKIDPNTPEHKQKPCVIGKNNTFNFNHFTFDARFTTPASHVKRFISFDAIEKFVITDNEFIADRNGKQEFIRINNTGTGYSRIYRNFFEDNGSTHEESYANYIDGPNGGLLIECNDYEDFYYDWYLTNDATVGTTREIHLNTFSKTGPPPPAPDYDIFVEPGNPNSSMEYKFCAEYATAVNKPVVNSNFTVSPVADGCSVNCDELRCPGDPETGINSPATRDDRTVITILPNPSRPGTTVTLSSSEKILNLTIINAQGKLIAAQSGYDITKINLPDNLTPGIYLFILTTSDNQLLTTKVLVND, translated from the coding sequence GTGGCAGGAACCCTAACATGGCCAGGACCTGACCTGACAAACACCAATTGCCTAGATCAGGATATCTTTATATTAAGCGGATCTACCGTTACAATTAATGATAATATTGAGATTGTCAAGGATGTTCTGATTACTGTCAGGGCGGGGGGCAAGCTAATCATTGAAGGCCCAGGTACAACCCTTTCATTGTCCTCAGCCTGTACCAGTTCTGATTCCTGGAAAGGAATTTTGGTACAAGGCACTAATTATGAACGCCAACGTACCGGGACCGGTACCTATGCCTTAGACAACTATTATTCAGCACAAGGCTTAGTCAAAGCGACTAATGCAGCCTTCAGGGACATGTCCAATGGCATTGAGTCCGTGAATGGGGGAATAATTGTGGCAAAAAAGTGCAATTTTATTAATAATCGACATTCAATTCAGAGCTCCTCTTATACCTATGAGGGCCCTCCAGAGAATATTGCAAATTTGGTGGAAGACTGCTACTTTGCTTGGGATGAACCTTGGTATAACGAAACAAATTATTCAGGACGTTGCTTCATTTTTTTATGGGACGTAGCCGGTTTTGAAATAGCTGGTTGTATCTTTAACAATGCGGATGGTGATCCCTATGATCTGACTGTTGATGAAAAGGCCAGAGGTATAGGAATTAAAATAATAGGTTCAAATTTTTTAGTGCATCAAACAGGATTCAACGCCTATGTCTATGCCGACAACGATAGGGATGAATACAACTGTCCTAAGTATGATGGAACACCAATACGCAGCTCTTTTAACACCCTTTCTTATGGTATATTGATAGAAAACCCATCCCCCACAGAGGATCTTTTTACCGTTGCCTACACTGACTTTCATACCAATCATCTGGACATCTCGGCAAACAATATTAAGATTGATCCTAATACTCCTGAGCATAAACAGAAGCCTTGCGTTATTGGAAAGAACAACACATTCAACTTTAACCATTTCACTTTTGATGCAAGGTTTACTACTCCCGCTTCCCATGTAAAGAGGTTTATTTCATTTGATGCCATTGAGAAATTTGTGATAACTGACAACGAATTCATCGCAGATAGAAATGGGAAACAGGAATTTATTAGGATTAATAATACCGGTACTGGATATAGCCGCATTTATCGTAATTTCTTTGAGGACAATGGCAGCACCCATGAGGAATCTTACGCTAACTACATTGATGGCCCGAATGGTGGCTTGCTCATTGAATGCAACGATTATGAAGATTTCTACTATGACTGGTATCTTACCAATGACGCAACCGTGGGTACGACCCGTGAAATCCACCTAAACACCTTTTCTAAAACAGGCCCACCTCCCCCTGCCCCTGATTATGACATCTTTGTTGAGCCGGGAAACCCCAACAGCAGTATGGAATATAAATTTTGTGCAGAATATGCCACCGCTGTAAATAAACCAGTCGTAAATTCAAATTTTACGGTTTCACCTGTGGCTGACGGATGCTCAGTGAATTGTGATGAACTTCGGTGTCCAGGTGATCCAGAAACGGGTATTAATAGCCCTGCTACCAGAGATGATCGCACTGTCATTACTATCCTTCCCAATCCTTCCCGGCCGGGTACTACTGTCACCCTTTCTTCTTCAGAAAAGATTCTGAATCTTACCATCATCAATGCGCAAGGCAAACTTATCGCAGCGCAGTCGGGTTATGACATTACAAAGATTAATCTGCCGGATAACCTGACACCAGGAATATATTTGTTTATTCTCACCACGAGCGATAATCAACTTTTGACCACCAAGGTATTGGTAAATGATTAA
- a CDS encoding peptide MFS transporter produces the protein MDLGLGLLIFGWIFVIIWVPVVILSQRKIHPKALFVLFFAELWERFSFYGMRSLLMLYMVMELFSEMDKGEADTKAYGIYGSYMALVYATPVLGGIIADKILGFRRSIILGGVFMALGHFVLGFEGQHLLFYLALGLIIVGNGFFKPNISSFLGTFYKQNDPRKDGAFTIFYMGVNIGAFLAPLTCGYIGMEVSWFWGFSLAGFGMLVGLVMFWFNMKGLTIDEDMSDEDSSGYESQPSMGEILDQDLARKQQPSISREKGLPPNPEELHKPVFLGMSRNILIILGAVVSVFIAAAVLNENDIMKWVMIGIAVLIIGYLLFYSINTDNKVEGQRLQVVIVLFFFHMMFWALFEQAGGSLTLFAERNVDRSIFGSEPIPTPIFQSLNPLFIMLLAPVFSWIWIQLSRRKKEPTTPMKFVLGLVQLCLGFVVLVAGAKLFAGNGFVPLIFLVLMYMLHTMGELSLSPVGLSMVSKLSPPRIVGFVMGAWFLSMALAHEVAAELGKLTSVPDAETANVFETLNAFSDMYAVWGIFGIGGASLLLFLLTKPLSRMMHGIH, from the coding sequence ATGGATTTAGGATTAGGATTGCTCATTTTCGGTTGGATCTTCGTCATTATCTGGGTTCCGGTGGTTATTTTATCGCAGCGGAAAATTCATCCCAAAGCGTTGTTCGTACTGTTTTTTGCCGAACTGTGGGAGCGCTTTTCATTTTATGGAATGCGCTCGCTCCTCATGCTTTATATGGTGATGGAATTGTTCTCGGAAATGGACAAGGGCGAGGCCGACACGAAGGCTTACGGAATTTACGGTTCCTATATGGCGCTGGTTTATGCCACTCCCGTATTGGGAGGAATAATTGCCGACAAAATACTTGGCTTCAGGCGCTCCATAATATTGGGTGGGGTATTTATGGCGCTCGGCCATTTTGTACTGGGATTTGAAGGCCAGCATTTACTTTTCTACCTGGCGCTGGGTCTCATTATCGTGGGCAATGGTTTTTTCAAACCCAATATTTCCAGCTTCCTCGGTACATTTTATAAGCAGAACGACCCACGGAAAGACGGAGCCTTTACGATCTTTTATATGGGCGTGAATATCGGGGCATTCCTGGCGCCCCTCACTTGCGGGTACATCGGGATGGAAGTAAGCTGGTTCTGGGGTTTCAGCCTGGCAGGCTTTGGAATGCTGGTAGGCCTGGTGATGTTCTGGTTCAACATGAAAGGATTGACCATAGATGAGGACATGAGCGATGAGGACTCGTCCGGCTACGAATCGCAGCCTTCGATGGGTGAAATTCTTGATCAGGATCTGGCCCGTAAACAACAACCATCCATAAGCCGGGAAAAGGGCTTGCCTCCAAATCCCGAGGAATTGCACAAGCCTGTGTTCCTGGGAATGAGCCGGAATATTCTGATTATTCTTGGCGCGGTGGTAAGCGTATTTATAGCAGCCGCTGTGCTCAATGAGAATGACATTATGAAATGGGTGATGATCGGCATCGCAGTTTTGATAATTGGCTATCTGCTCTTTTACAGCATTAACACTGACAACAAGGTGGAAGGCCAGCGGCTTCAGGTGGTGATCGTGCTCTTCTTTTTCCACATGATGTTCTGGGCATTGTTTGAACAGGCAGGTGGATCGCTTACGCTGTTTGCAGAGCGCAATGTAGACCGGAGCATATTCGGTTCGGAACCCATTCCCACACCCATTTTTCAGAGCCTGAATCCGCTCTTCATTATGCTGCTGGCTCCGGTTTTTTCCTGGATATGGATACAATTGAGCCGGAGAAAGAAAGAACCCACCACGCCCATGAAGTTTGTGCTTGGGCTGGTACAACTTTGCCTCGGCTTTGTGGTGCTCGTGGCCGGAGCCAAACTTTTTGCGGGAAATGGATTTGTGCCCCTCATTTTTCTGGTATTAATGTACATGCTGCATACGATGGGCGAGTTGAGTCTTTCTCCCGTGGGCCTTTCCATGGTGTCCAAGCTTTCTCCTCCCCGAATTGTGGGTTTTGTAATGGGCGCATGGTTTCTTTCCATGGCGCTGGCCCATGAAGTAGCAGCCGAACTGGGAAAACTCACATCGGTGCCCGATGCAGAAACTGCCAATGTTTTTGAGACCCTGAATGCATTCAGTGATATGTATGCTGTGTGGGGGATTTTCGGAATCGGGGGTGCTTCATTGCTCCTCTTTTTGCTGACGAAACCACTAAGCAGAATGATGCACGGGATCCATTAG